Below is a window of Lentimicrobium sp. L6 DNA.
GTATTGGCGCAGTTTCTGGGAATTTGTCCTTTTGTTGGGGTTTCCGGAAAGATATCTACTTCAGTTGGAATGAGTGGTGCAGTAATGTTTGTAATGACAATTGCAACTATTGTTACCTGGCTCATCCAATATTACGTATTGATTCCTTTAAGCATTGGTTTCTTACAAACCATTACATTTATTTTAGTGATTGCATCTTTAGTGCAAATGGTAGAGATTATCTTGAAAAAAGTAAGTCCTCCCCTTTACGCTGCTCTTGGTGTTTTCCTTCCTCTTATTACTACTAACTGTGCTGTTTTGGGTGTTGCTATCTTAGCCATTCAAAAAGAGTTCAACTTAATGGAAGGTGTAGTTTACGCTATAGCATCAGCTGTTGGTTTTGGATTAGCCATGGTATTATTTGCT
It encodes the following:
- the rsxA gene encoding electron transport complex subunit RsxA, yielding MEYIIIIISAIFVNNIVLAQFLGICPFVGVSGKISTSVGMSGAVMFVMTIATIVTWLIQYYVLIPLSIGFLQTITFILVIASLVQMVEIILKKVSPPLYAALGVFLPLITTNCAVLGVAILAIQKEFNLMEGVVYAIASAVGFGLAMVLFAGLREHMDLMEAPKGMKGVPIALVMAGILALAFMGFTGMV